From Syngnathus typhle isolate RoL2023-S1 ecotype Sweden linkage group LG13, RoL_Styp_1.0, whole genome shotgun sequence, a single genomic window includes:
- the LOC133165245 gene encoding complement factor H-like isoform X1 produces MVLLGMSKKYIGYFLLIWFYGAHRCVSTSYFCRAPLLNGGYVVPQQDTYSHGTVLPYACENGLKPAVNGWWGTTTCQNGKWSPQPQCIDVKNCIPPAIAHAKFTSSLMGWYENDKVIRITCDAGYSYKDEDGIAQCVDGSWVSVPICERSIQACDEPPIIPHAVIINQGPLQDVYASDTEIPYECEDGYDLEGNNKKSIFCIGGTWSVAPPCIKQAKPTPGSTTTSTGSETRPAGGGRRPSSGSGSGNIGGSSGNTGSTDPQITTIDQCGTTPVVTNGEIVERDAMFLKYQCGSYYKQLGPDKVFCYTNSQWSTTPTCKATFCSVDTHQYPQLKYDGVKYIKTGETVRLECVKLSHWLTDHYSVVQCNNGRLKLGQCCNWWELKFVSDTFVFNVSFGLFLLTD; encoded by the exons atgGTGCTGCTGGGAATGTCCAAGAAGTACATTGGATATTTTTTGCTGATTTGGTTCTATGGAGCACATCGCTGTGTTTCAACGAGTTACTTTTGTCGTGCGCCCCTTCTGAATGGAGGTTATGTGGTTCCTCAACAAGATACATATTCTCATGGGACTGTGTTGCCCTATGCGTGTGAAAATGGACTCAAGCCAGCAGTGAATGGCTGGTGGGGGACCACGACATGCCAAAATGGTAAATGGTCCCCTCAACCGCAATGTATCG ATGTCAAGAATTGCATTCCACCAGCTATCGCTCATGCAAAATTCACTTCAAGCTTGATGGGTTGGTACGAGAACGACAAAGTAATTAGGATAACATGTGACGCCGGCTACTCGTACAAAGACGAGGATGGGATAGCACAGTGTGTCGATGGATCATGGGTCTCTGTACCAATCTGTGAGC GAAGTATCCAGGCATGTGATGAGCCCCCTATAATTCCCCATGCTGTAATTATAAATCAAGGCCCTCTCCAAGATGTGTATGCTTCTGATACTGAAATACCGTATGAATGTGAAGATGGATATGATTTAGAGGGAAACAACAAAAAGTCGATTTTTTGCATCGGTGGAACCTGGTCAGTCGCTCCGCCCTGCA TCAAACAAGCAAAGCCAACTCCTGGTAGCACTACAACATCTACTGGAAGTGAAACAAGGCCTGCAGGTGGAG GGAGAAGACCGAGTAGTGGGTCTGGAAGTGGAAACATTGGGG GATCGTCAGGCAACACCGGTTCTACTGATCCACAAATTACTACAA TTGATCAATGTGGAACAACTCCCGTTGTCACCAATGGGGAGATTGTGGAAAGGGATGCAATGTTTTTGAAATACCAATGTGGCAGTTACTACAAACAATTGGGTCCGGACAAAGTGTTCTGCTACACTAACAGCCAGTGGTCAACAACGCCCACCTGCAAag CTACCTTCTGTTCCGTAGACACCCACCAATACCCCCAGTTAAAATACGATGGAGTTAAATATATCAAAACTGGTGAGACTGTGAGACTAGAATGTGTCAAGCTGAGCCACTGGCTAACGGATCATTATTCAGTGGTGCAGTGCAACAATGGAAGACTAAAGCTAGGCCAAT GTTGTAATTGGTGGGAACTGAAATTTGTAAgtgacacttttgttttcaatgttaGTTTTGGACTTTTTTTGCTGACTGATTAA
- the fggy gene encoding FGGY carbohydrate kinase domain-containing protein isoform X3 — translation MTCSPGSSLGDGLTQGAAADLGLDPGTAVGASLLDAHAGGLGMIGADVKGFRLPCENQPITTRMAMICGTSSCHMAISEQPLFVPGVWGPYLSAMVPDLWLNEGGQSVAGRLIDHMVNGHVAYTQLQEKVRQSCYTSGGGIYSYLNSHLHLMASSCSAVDLLGSSLHVWPDFHGNRSPLADPTLRGMVVGLSLSQTLDDLALLYLVTIQALALGTLHILEAMKEAGHDIKTIFLCGGLSKNSLFVQTHANATGLPVVLPEQTEAVLVGTAILGACASHDHGTIQEAMVKMAKVGKVVEPDHSLQRFYQRKYQVFRCLVAHQREYQALMNTFGTTL, via the exons ATGACGTGTTCTCCCGGTAGTTCTCTTGGGGATGGGCTGACTCAGGGTGCAGCAGCAGATTTGGGTCTAGATCCAGGAACTGCTGTGGGGGCTTCGCTTCTTGACGCTCATGCTGGTGGCCTTG GTATGATTGGAGCAGACGTAAAAGGCTTTCGACTGCCATGTGAGAACCAGCCGATCACCACGCGCATGGCCATGATCTGCGGGACATCATCATGTCACATGGCG ATCAGTGAGCAGCCGCTGTTTGTGCCAGGAGTGTGGGGTCCCTACTTGTCTGCCATGGTACCGGATTTGTGGCTTAACGAGGGAGGACAGAGTGTTGCGGGACGTCTG ATTGACCACATGGTGAACGGTCATGTCGCTTACACGCAGCTCCAGGAAAAGGTGCGCCAGAG ttGTTATACCTCAGGTGGGGGCATCTACAGCTACCTGAACAGCCACCTACATCTAATGGCTTCATCGTGTTCAGCCGTTGATTTGCTAGGCTCGAGTCTTCACGTGTGGCCAGACTTTCATGGGAACAGGTCACCATTGGCTGACCCCACTCTAAGGGGCATG GTGGTGGGATTGTCTCTTTCTCAAACTCTGGATGATTTGGCTTTACTCTACTTGGTGACCATACAAGCTCTGGCG CTTGGTACTCTGCATATACTGGAGGCCATGAAAGAAGCTGGCCATGACATTAAGACCATTTTTTTATGTGGAGGATTGAGCAAGAACAGCTTGTTTGTGCAGACTCATGCCAACGCAACAG GGTTGCCTGTGGTGTTGCCTGAACAGACCGAGGCTGTATTGGTAGGAACAGCAATTCTTGGAGCGTGTGCATCCCATGACCATGGCACTATACAG GAGGCGATGGTGAAAATGGCTAAAGTGGGAAAAGTTGTTGAGCCTGATCACAGCCTTCAGAG ATTTTACCAAAGAAAGTACCAAGTGTTCCGGTGCCTTGTTGCCCACCAGAGGGAGTACCAAGCCCTCATGAACACTTTTGGGACAACTCtataa
- the fggy gene encoding FGGY carbohydrate kinase domain-containing protein isoform X1, whose amino-acid sequence MFAVGHSKTTKVQKAVSSLMADSAEVFYVGVDVGTASVRAALVTRDGHLKTSAQEPITIWEPHSDHYVQSSSEIWEKCCSVVKKVTLGVNKKQVRGVGFDATCSLVVLDQSFQPVAVNQDGDNLRNVVMWMDHRAAEQAARITSAGHSVLSRVGGVMSPEMQPPKLLWLKENLWENCWNKAAHFFDLSDFLSWKATGSLTRSLCTLVCKWTYCPPEGWDVSFWTSIGLEDLTQNNFSKIGSMTCSPGSSLGDGLTQGAAADLGLDPGTAVGASLLDAHAGGLGMIGADVKGFRLPCENQPITTRMAMICGTSSCHMAISEQPLFVPGVWGPYLSAMVPDLWLNEGGQSVAGRLIDHMVNGHVAYTQLQEKVRQSCYTSGGGIYSYLNSHLHLMASSCSAVDLLGSSLHVWPDFHGNRSPLADPTLRGMVVGLSLSQTLDDLALLYLVTIQALALGTLHILEAMKEAGHDIKTIFLCGGLSKNSLFVQTHANATGLPVVLPEQTEAVLVGTAILGACASHDHGTIQEAMVKMAKVGKVVEPDHSLQRFYQRKYQVFRCLVAHQREYQALMNTFGTTL is encoded by the exons ATGTTTGCAGTCGGACACAGCAagacaacaaaa GTGCAGAAGGCTGTGTCCTCCCTCATGGCTGATTCGGCTGAAGTATTCTATGTCGGAGTGGATGTGGGCACTGCCAGTGTGAGGGCTGCTCTCGTGACCAGAGACGGTCATTTGAAGACCTCTGCTCAGGAGCCCATTACCATCTGGGAACCTCACAGTGACCATTATGTACAGTCTTCTTCTGAGATTTGGGAGAAATGCTGCTCCGTTGTCAAG AAAGTGACACTGGGTGTGAACAAGAAACAGGTGAGAGGGGTCGGTTTTGATGCTACCTGCTCCCTTGTGGTGTTGGACCAAAGCTTCCAGCCTGTAGCAGTTAATCAGGATG GAGACAATCTGAGAAATGTGGTGATGTGGATGGACCATCGTGCTGCTGAGCAAGCTGCTCGTATCACAAGCGCAGGCCACAGCGTCCTAAGTAGGGTTGGAGGTGTCATGTCACCTGAGATGCAACCACCTAAATTACTCTGGCTCAAAGAG AACCTTTGGGAAAATTGCTGGAACAAAgctgctcacttttttgaccTGTCAGACTTTCTTTCATGGAAGGCCACTGGCTCATTGACCAG ATCCCTTTGTACTCTGGTATGTAAATGGACATATTGTCCCCCTGAGGGTTGGGATGTGAGTTTTTGGACTTCAATAGGATTGGAGGATCTGACTCAAAACAACTTTTCCAAAATAG GCAGCATGACGTGTTCTCCCGGTAGTTCTCTTGGGGATGGGCTGACTCAGGGTGCAGCAGCAGATTTGGGTCTAGATCCAGGAACTGCTGTGGGGGCTTCGCTTCTTGACGCTCATGCTGGTGGCCTTG GTATGATTGGAGCAGACGTAAAAGGCTTTCGACTGCCATGTGAGAACCAGCCGATCACCACGCGCATGGCCATGATCTGCGGGACATCATCATGTCACATGGCG ATCAGTGAGCAGCCGCTGTTTGTGCCAGGAGTGTGGGGTCCCTACTTGTCTGCCATGGTACCGGATTTGTGGCTTAACGAGGGAGGACAGAGTGTTGCGGGACGTCTG ATTGACCACATGGTGAACGGTCATGTCGCTTACACGCAGCTCCAGGAAAAGGTGCGCCAGAG ttGTTATACCTCAGGTGGGGGCATCTACAGCTACCTGAACAGCCACCTACATCTAATGGCTTCATCGTGTTCAGCCGTTGATTTGCTAGGCTCGAGTCTTCACGTGTGGCCAGACTTTCATGGGAACAGGTCACCATTGGCTGACCCCACTCTAAGGGGCATG GTGGTGGGATTGTCTCTTTCTCAAACTCTGGATGATTTGGCTTTACTCTACTTGGTGACCATACAAGCTCTGGCG CTTGGTACTCTGCATATACTGGAGGCCATGAAAGAAGCTGGCCATGACATTAAGACCATTTTTTTATGTGGAGGATTGAGCAAGAACAGCTTGTTTGTGCAGACTCATGCCAACGCAACAG GGTTGCCTGTGGTGTTGCCTGAACAGACCGAGGCTGTATTGGTAGGAACAGCAATTCTTGGAGCGTGTGCATCCCATGACCATGGCACTATACAG GAGGCGATGGTGAAAATGGCTAAAGTGGGAAAAGTTGTTGAGCCTGATCACAGCCTTCAGAG ATTTTACCAAAGAAAGTACCAAGTGTTCCGGTGCCTTGTTGCCCACCAGAGGGAGTACCAAGCCCTCATGAACACTTTTGGGACAACTCtataa
- the LOC133165245 gene encoding complement factor H-like isoform X2: protein MVLLGMSKKYIGYFLLIWFYGAHRCVSTSYFCRAPLLNGGYVVPQQDTYSHGTVLPYACENGLKPAVNGWWGTTTCQNGKWSPQPQCIDVKNCIPPAIAHAKFTSSLMGWYENDKVIRITCDAGYSYKDEDGIAQCVDGSWVSVPICERSIQACDEPPIIPHAVIINQGPLQDVYASDTEIPYECEDGYDLEGNNKKSIFCIGGTWSVAPPCIKQAKPTPGSTTTSTGSETRPAGGGRRPSSGSGSGNIGGSSGNTGSTDPQITTIDQCGTTPVVTNGEIVERDAMFLKYQCGSYYKQLGPDKVFCYTNSQWSTTPTCKATFCSVDTHQYPQLKYDGVKYIKTGETVRLECVKLSHWLTDHYSVVQCNNGRLKLGQCCNWWELKFTSC, encoded by the exons atgGTGCTGCTGGGAATGTCCAAGAAGTACATTGGATATTTTTTGCTGATTTGGTTCTATGGAGCACATCGCTGTGTTTCAACGAGTTACTTTTGTCGTGCGCCCCTTCTGAATGGAGGTTATGTGGTTCCTCAACAAGATACATATTCTCATGGGACTGTGTTGCCCTATGCGTGTGAAAATGGACTCAAGCCAGCAGTGAATGGCTGGTGGGGGACCACGACATGCCAAAATGGTAAATGGTCCCCTCAACCGCAATGTATCG ATGTCAAGAATTGCATTCCACCAGCTATCGCTCATGCAAAATTCACTTCAAGCTTGATGGGTTGGTACGAGAACGACAAAGTAATTAGGATAACATGTGACGCCGGCTACTCGTACAAAGACGAGGATGGGATAGCACAGTGTGTCGATGGATCATGGGTCTCTGTACCAATCTGTGAGC GAAGTATCCAGGCATGTGATGAGCCCCCTATAATTCCCCATGCTGTAATTATAAATCAAGGCCCTCTCCAAGATGTGTATGCTTCTGATACTGAAATACCGTATGAATGTGAAGATGGATATGATTTAGAGGGAAACAACAAAAAGTCGATTTTTTGCATCGGTGGAACCTGGTCAGTCGCTCCGCCCTGCA TCAAACAAGCAAAGCCAACTCCTGGTAGCACTACAACATCTACTGGAAGTGAAACAAGGCCTGCAGGTGGAG GGAGAAGACCGAGTAGTGGGTCTGGAAGTGGAAACATTGGGG GATCGTCAGGCAACACCGGTTCTACTGATCCACAAATTACTACAA TTGATCAATGTGGAACAACTCCCGTTGTCACCAATGGGGAGATTGTGGAAAGGGATGCAATGTTTTTGAAATACCAATGTGGCAGTTACTACAAACAATTGGGTCCGGACAAAGTGTTCTGCTACACTAACAGCCAGTGGTCAACAACGCCCACCTGCAAag CTACCTTCTGTTCCGTAGACACCCACCAATACCCCCAGTTAAAATACGATGGAGTTAAATATATCAAAACTGGTGAGACTGTGAGACTAGAATGTGTCAAGCTGAGCCACTGGCTAACGGATCATTATTCAGTGGTGCAGTGCAACAATGGAAGACTAAAGCTAGGCCAAT GTTGTAATTGGTGGGAACTGAAATTT ACTTCATGCTAA
- the fggy gene encoding FGGY carbohydrate kinase domain-containing protein isoform X2, producing the protein MADSAEVFYVGVDVGTASVRAALVTRDGHLKTSAQEPITIWEPHSDHYVQSSSEIWEKCCSVVKKVTLGVNKKQVRGVGFDATCSLVVLDQSFQPVAVNQDGDNLRNVVMWMDHRAAEQAARITSAGHSVLSRVGGVMSPEMQPPKLLWLKENLWENCWNKAAHFFDLSDFLSWKATGSLTRSLCTLVCKWTYCPPEGWDVSFWTSIGLEDLTQNNFSKIGSMTCSPGSSLGDGLTQGAAADLGLDPGTAVGASLLDAHAGGLGMIGADVKGFRLPCENQPITTRMAMICGTSSCHMAISEQPLFVPGVWGPYLSAMVPDLWLNEGGQSVAGRLIDHMVNGHVAYTQLQEKVRQSCYTSGGGIYSYLNSHLHLMASSCSAVDLLGSSLHVWPDFHGNRSPLADPTLRGMVVGLSLSQTLDDLALLYLVTIQALALGTLHILEAMKEAGHDIKTIFLCGGLSKNSLFVQTHANATGLPVVLPEQTEAVLVGTAILGACASHDHGTIQEAMVKMAKVGKVVEPDHSLQRFYQRKYQVFRCLVAHQREYQALMNTFGTTL; encoded by the exons ATGGCTGATTCGGCTGAAGTATTCTATGTCGGAGTGGATGTGGGCACTGCCAGTGTGAGGGCTGCTCTCGTGACCAGAGACGGTCATTTGAAGACCTCTGCTCAGGAGCCCATTACCATCTGGGAACCTCACAGTGACCATTATGTACAGTCTTCTTCTGAGATTTGGGAGAAATGCTGCTCCGTTGTCAAG AAAGTGACACTGGGTGTGAACAAGAAACAGGTGAGAGGGGTCGGTTTTGATGCTACCTGCTCCCTTGTGGTGTTGGACCAAAGCTTCCAGCCTGTAGCAGTTAATCAGGATG GAGACAATCTGAGAAATGTGGTGATGTGGATGGACCATCGTGCTGCTGAGCAAGCTGCTCGTATCACAAGCGCAGGCCACAGCGTCCTAAGTAGGGTTGGAGGTGTCATGTCACCTGAGATGCAACCACCTAAATTACTCTGGCTCAAAGAG AACCTTTGGGAAAATTGCTGGAACAAAgctgctcacttttttgaccTGTCAGACTTTCTTTCATGGAAGGCCACTGGCTCATTGACCAG ATCCCTTTGTACTCTGGTATGTAAATGGACATATTGTCCCCCTGAGGGTTGGGATGTGAGTTTTTGGACTTCAATAGGATTGGAGGATCTGACTCAAAACAACTTTTCCAAAATAG GCAGCATGACGTGTTCTCCCGGTAGTTCTCTTGGGGATGGGCTGACTCAGGGTGCAGCAGCAGATTTGGGTCTAGATCCAGGAACTGCTGTGGGGGCTTCGCTTCTTGACGCTCATGCTGGTGGCCTTG GTATGATTGGAGCAGACGTAAAAGGCTTTCGACTGCCATGTGAGAACCAGCCGATCACCACGCGCATGGCCATGATCTGCGGGACATCATCATGTCACATGGCG ATCAGTGAGCAGCCGCTGTTTGTGCCAGGAGTGTGGGGTCCCTACTTGTCTGCCATGGTACCGGATTTGTGGCTTAACGAGGGAGGACAGAGTGTTGCGGGACGTCTG ATTGACCACATGGTGAACGGTCATGTCGCTTACACGCAGCTCCAGGAAAAGGTGCGCCAGAG ttGTTATACCTCAGGTGGGGGCATCTACAGCTACCTGAACAGCCACCTACATCTAATGGCTTCATCGTGTTCAGCCGTTGATTTGCTAGGCTCGAGTCTTCACGTGTGGCCAGACTTTCATGGGAACAGGTCACCATTGGCTGACCCCACTCTAAGGGGCATG GTGGTGGGATTGTCTCTTTCTCAAACTCTGGATGATTTGGCTTTACTCTACTTGGTGACCATACAAGCTCTGGCG CTTGGTACTCTGCATATACTGGAGGCCATGAAAGAAGCTGGCCATGACATTAAGACCATTTTTTTATGTGGAGGATTGAGCAAGAACAGCTTGTTTGTGCAGACTCATGCCAACGCAACAG GGTTGCCTGTGGTGTTGCCTGAACAGACCGAGGCTGTATTGGTAGGAACAGCAATTCTTGGAGCGTGTGCATCCCATGACCATGGCACTATACAG GAGGCGATGGTGAAAATGGCTAAAGTGGGAAAAGTTGTTGAGCCTGATCACAGCCTTCAGAG ATTTTACCAAAGAAAGTACCAAGTGTTCCGGTGCCTTGTTGCCCACCAGAGGGAGTACCAAGCCCTCATGAACACTTTTGGGACAACTCtataa
- the zbtb41 gene encoding zinc finger and BTB domain-containing protein 41: MKKRTSNSSPAKHSRKSNAMKKYATAPGISTRSLNAQKAAPQIHLTMAHHSRNLLNFLNEDRTRQRFCDVSVSVCGKLYGAHKVVLAHGSSYFHAELSKNPAMTHVILDHVEDSVFQHLLALLYTSECVIAKTELQAVTEAAHFLDMMDVLKLLCGERLNHNPVSGDENESLKTSTQGSIDQQLYIETSSQDQSLNDGHAQPPSESQKTCGDKATTMRRSARRRKPPTKYEKDCVEYVDNTEETQIPPREQFEERWNDEEVGEYKLVVDETRPSHVEYLLGEEDEVGGKAPAAGPKYPEGLTPVITHIAKKKILKCPKCDKTFDRAGKYESHTRVHTKEKPFQCDICQQRYSTKSNLTVHKKKHTNNAPLQMKEHKCPFCNKFHASTKTLAKHVRRFHPEHLQEFFSKSKKTKTEGWKCPICLKSFTRRTHLQEHMILHTQDRPFKCAFCDEFFRSRFARLKHQEKYHLGPFPCEICGRNFNDTGNRRRHIECTHGGKRKWTCFVCGKSVRERTTLREHMRIHSGEKPHICGVCGQTFRHKSSYRLHLRMHRNDKRYECDECGKTFVRHDHLTKHQKTHSGEKAHQCEECGKCFRRQDHLAIHYRSVHLGEKVWQKYKAAMHQCEVCKKEFKGKSSLEMHFRTHSGEKPFSCPECHQTFRIKKTLTKHMVIHSDVRPFNCQQCNAAFKRKDKLKYHIDHVHSSRFLEQPLGQDKMSPDPFSTEPKSTPTGICVPDSLDPVQIAGRPGLGQLDAHAGMQGEESQPNSGYQNSELAFLEKYTLVSQSVDIVQPVRPDQMLDTREQTYLGTLLGLDSASSVANITNANQSHQ, translated from the exons ATGAAGAAAAGAACAAGCAATTCATCACCTGCCAAACACAGCAGGAAAAGCAACGCCATGAAAAAATACGCAACCGCACCTGGCATATCAACCAGGTCTTTAAATGCCCAAAAAGCAGCCCCACAAATCCACTTGACCATGGCGCATCACAGTCGTAACCTATTAAACTTCTTAAACGAGGATCGAACTCGACAGAGGTTCTGCGATGTGTCCGTATCCGTGTGTGGAAAGCTCTATGGTGCCCATAAAGTGGTATTGGCCCACGGGAGCAGTTACTTCCATGCTGAGCTGTCCAAGAACCCAGCCATGACCCACGTGATTCTGGATCATGTGGAGGACTCCGTTTTCCAGCACCTGCTTGCCTTGCTATACACATCGGAGTGTGTTATTGCCAAGACTGAGCTTCAGGCTGTAACTGAAGCAGCCCACTTCCTGGACATGATGGATGTATTAAAGCTGCTGTGTGGAGAAAGACTAAACCATAACCCCGTAAGTGGGGACGAGAACGAGTCACTAAAGACGTCCACTCAAGGCTCAATTGATCAGCAGTTGTACATAGAAACCTCATCACAGGACCAGAGTCTGAATGACGGTCATGCACAACCGCCAAGTGAAAGCCAGAAAACGTGTGGCGATAAGGCAACTACCATGCGGAGATCTGCTCGAAGGAGGAAACCTCCAACCAAGTATGAGAAAGACTGCGTGGAGTATGTGGACAACACTGAGGAAACACAAATTCCACCAAGGGAGCAGTTTGAAGAAAGATGGAACGATGAAGAAGTCGGAGAATATAAACTGGTAGTGGATGAAACAAGACCATCACATGTGGAATATTTATTGGGTGAGGAGGATGAGGTGGGTGGCAAAGCACCAGCCGCAGGTCCCAAGTATCCTGAAGGTCTGACTCCTGTCATCACCCATATCGCCAAAAAGAAGATTCTCAAGTGCCCCAAATGCGACAAGACCTTTGATCGAGCAG GAAAGTATGAGAGTCACACGAGAGTGCACACAAAAGAGAAACCCTTCCAGTGTGACATCTGCCAGCAGCGGTACTCCACCAAGTCCAATTTGACGGTTCACAAGAAGAAGCACACCAACAACGCTCCCTTGCAGATGAAAGAACACAAGTGTCCCTTCTGTAATAAATTCCACGCGAGCACAAAAACCCTTGCCAAGCATGTACGGAG ATTCCACCCAGAACACCTTCAAGAGTTTTTCAGTAAAAGTAAGAAGACGAAGACTGAAGGCTGGAAATGTCCT ATTTGTCTGAAGTCTTTTACCCGCAGGACTCACTTGCAGGAGCATATGATCCTGCATACCCAAGATCGCCCGTTCAAATGCGCATTTTGCGATGAGTTCTTCAGATCCAGGTTTGCCAGGCTCAAGCACCAAGAAAAGTACCACCTGG GACCTTTTCCTTGTGAAATCTGCGGACGAAATTTTAACGACACCGGGAACAGGAGGCGACACATTGAATGCACACATggagggaaaagaaaatggacatgCTTTGTGTGTGGAAAATCAGTAAGGGAAAG aACAACGTTACGAGAGCACATGCGTATCCACAGTGGCGAGAAGCCGCACATCTGCGGTGTCTGTGGGCAGACTTTCCGTCACAAGAGCTCATACAG gCTCCACTTGAGAATGCACCGTAATGACAAGCGCTATGAGTGCGACGAATGTGGGAAGACCTTCGTGCGCCATGATCACCTGACCAAACATCAGAAAACGCACTCTG GTGAAAAAGCGCATCAGTGTGAAGAATGTGGGAAGTGTTTCCGACGCCAGGATCACCTCGCGATCCACTACAGGAGTGTTCATTTGGGAGAGAAAGTGTGGCAGAA GTATAAAGCAGCCATGCATCAATGTGAGGTTTGCAAGAAAGAATTCAAGGGTAAATCCAGTCTGGAAATGCACTTCAGGACTCACTCAG GTGAGAAACCCTTCAGTTGTCCAGAATGCCACCAGACGTTTCGGATCAAAAAGACCTTGACTAAGCACATGGTGATCCACTCGGACGTCCGTCCTTTCAACTGCCAACAGTGCAACGCCGCCTTCAAGAGAAAAGACAAGCTCAAGTATCACATTGATCACGTCCACAGCAGCCGCTTTCTTGAGCAGCCACTGGGCCAGGACAAAATGAGCCCGGATCCTTTTAGTACGGAACCCAAGTCGACACCTACGGGCATATGTGTGCCTGACTCTTTAGACCCCGTCCAAATAGCGGGTAGACCCGGTCTGGGTCAATTGGACGCTCATGCGGGCATGCAAGGTGAAGAATCGCAGCCCAATTCAGGTTACCAGAACTCAGAGCTGGCATTTTTAGAGAAATACACCCTGGTTTCCCAGTCGGTTGACATTGTTCAACCTGTGAGGCCCGATCAGATGTTAGATACCCGAGAGCAGACATACCTGGGAACGTTGCTTGGTTTAGATTCCGCTTCCTCCGTTGCAAACATTACAAATGCTAACCAAAGTCACCAGTGA
- the fggy gene encoding FGGY carbohydrate kinase domain-containing protein isoform X4: MIGADVKGFRLPCENQPITTRMAMICGTSSCHMAISEQPLFVPGVWGPYLSAMVPDLWLNEGGQSVAGRLIDHMVNGHVAYTQLQEKVRQSCYTSGGGIYSYLNSHLHLMASSCSAVDLLGSSLHVWPDFHGNRSPLADPTLRGMVVGLSLSQTLDDLALLYLVTIQALALGTLHILEAMKEAGHDIKTIFLCGGLSKNSLFVQTHANATGLPVVLPEQTEAVLVGTAILGACASHDHGTIQEAMVKMAKVGKVVEPDHSLQRFYQRKYQVFRCLVAHQREYQALMNTFGTTL; this comes from the exons ATGATTGGAGCAGACGTAAAAGGCTTTCGACTGCCATGTGAGAACCAGCCGATCACCACGCGCATGGCCATGATCTGCGGGACATCATCATGTCACATGGCG ATCAGTGAGCAGCCGCTGTTTGTGCCAGGAGTGTGGGGTCCCTACTTGTCTGCCATGGTACCGGATTTGTGGCTTAACGAGGGAGGACAGAGTGTTGCGGGACGTCTG ATTGACCACATGGTGAACGGTCATGTCGCTTACACGCAGCTCCAGGAAAAGGTGCGCCAGAG ttGTTATACCTCAGGTGGGGGCATCTACAGCTACCTGAACAGCCACCTACATCTAATGGCTTCATCGTGTTCAGCCGTTGATTTGCTAGGCTCGAGTCTTCACGTGTGGCCAGACTTTCATGGGAACAGGTCACCATTGGCTGACCCCACTCTAAGGGGCATG GTGGTGGGATTGTCTCTTTCTCAAACTCTGGATGATTTGGCTTTACTCTACTTGGTGACCATACAAGCTCTGGCG CTTGGTACTCTGCATATACTGGAGGCCATGAAAGAAGCTGGCCATGACATTAAGACCATTTTTTTATGTGGAGGATTGAGCAAGAACAGCTTGTTTGTGCAGACTCATGCCAACGCAACAG GGTTGCCTGTGGTGTTGCCTGAACAGACCGAGGCTGTATTGGTAGGAACAGCAATTCTTGGAGCGTGTGCATCCCATGACCATGGCACTATACAG GAGGCGATGGTGAAAATGGCTAAAGTGGGAAAAGTTGTTGAGCCTGATCACAGCCTTCAGAG ATTTTACCAAAGAAAGTACCAAGTGTTCCGGTGCCTTGTTGCCCACCAGAGGGAGTACCAAGCCCTCATGAACACTTTTGGGACAACTCtataa